TTTGGTTAATAATACTTTTCATATGTTTAGATATAATCGTCTTTTCACGTTTAGTTAAATCTGGTAACTTATTTGTGATGCTTTCAAACGTCGTTTCATGTATGTTTAATGCTTTCGTACGCATTGCTTCGATTACAGGACGTACACCTTGCATTTCAACCCAATTTAAAAATTCTTGAATTGATGTGTCTATCATCGCTTCAATTTTTTTAGCTTCTTCTTTTCTCTTTTTTAAATTATCATCGACAATTCCACTTAAATCATCGACGTTATAATGATGGACGTTATTTACATTATTAACATTTGGATCGATATCACGCGGTACAGCGATATCAATAAGTATGAGCGAACGTTCATCATCTAGGTTACGGACTCTTTTAATCATTTCTTCAGTAATGATAAAGTTCGGTGCACCTGTACTTGAGATGACGATATCTGTATCTTTCAGTGCATCTTCTAATTCATCCATCGGTCTAAATTGACCTAAATAACGTTCTGCGAGTTGTTTGCCGTTATCTCTGTTACGGTTTACAACTGTCACATCACTCACACCATTAGACGTTAAGTTTAATAACGTTTCTTCTGACATTTCTCCCGCACCGAGTACGAGAACTTTAACATCTTGAATATTTGTAAAAATCTTCTTAGCGAGTTCTACCGCTGCATATGACATAGATACAGCATTTTTAGAAATATCTGTTTCACTATGTCCGCGTTTTGCGATTGTGATAACTTCTTTGAATAATCGATTAAAAATTTTCCCTGTCGTATGTTCTTCTTGTGCGAGTATAAACGCATCTCTAATTTGACCTAAAATTTGCGTTTCACCGAGCACCATTGAATCTAACCCTGCAGCAACTCGGTATAAGTGATGAATTGCTTCATCATTCACTTTTAACTCTGTCACGTTTTTAACGGTTTCTAGTGGTATGTTGAAATACTCACTTAAAAAGTTTCTCGTGTAATAAGATCCCGTATGCACTTGATCTGTCACGACATATAATTCTGTTCGGTTACACGTTGAAAAAATTACCGCTTCTAATATGCTTTTTTGATCACGTAACGTATGAAGTGCTGGTACGATATCATGATCACTAAAATTAAGTTGTTCGCGTTCATCTACGCTTGCTTTCCTATAGTTTATACTAAGTGCAATGACATGCATTTAGATTGCCCCTTACTTACCGATTAAATATTTGTTTACTTATATAATAGTATCAAATATAGGACGTTCTTTGAGTTTTTTGGCTCAATGTTCAATAATTTGTTAGATTCTCTCCTCAATTGCATCGAGTACTTTATCTACATTGTACTTCTCAGTTGAAGAAAATGGGATAATGACGTCTTCAGGTTCTAATTCTAATTCTTTTTTGATAATTGATACGTGTTTTTGTAATTTACTTTTAGGTAATTTGTCTGATTTAGTTGCTACGACAATTGTTGGTATATCGAGTTGCTTTAAAAAGTCATACATTAAAACGTCATCGTTTGTCGGCGGATGACGTAAATCGATAATTTGAACACACGCATGCAACATCTCTCTATGAATAAAATAATTCTCTATCATCGATGCCCATTTTTCACGTTCTTTTTTAGATTGCTTTGCGTAACCATAGCCTGGAACATCGACAAATACGAATTGATTATCCGCATTATAAAAGTTTAACGTCACCGTTTTACCTGGTTTACTTGAAATTCTCGCGATATTTTTACGTCCACATATCGCATTGATAAAACTCGATTTACCGACGTTTGAACGCCCTGCCATCGCTATTTCTGGTAAATTTGTTTCAGGATATTGCTCTTTTGCTACTGCCGATATTAAAAATTCAATTTTGTTTGGATTTAATTCCATTTACTCCACCTCTAAAAAAAGGCCGTCTTATAAAAGACAGCCTAATAAATTATGCACTCTGTTCATTTAAGTGAATTTCGTTACCCTCAGCATCATATACTAAAGGATCTGTTTCATTCACAATCGTATCTTTCGTAATTTTAACTTTAGAAATATTATCATTTGACGGTACGTCAAACATAATATCTACCATACGCTCTTCGATAATTGAACGTAATCCTCGTGCACCTGTTTTTCTTTCAATCGCAAGTTTCGCGACCGCAACGAGTGCATCATCATCAAATTCTAACTCAACATCGTCAAGTTCAAGCATACGTTTATATTGTTTCACTAAAGCATTTTTTGGTTCTGTTAAAATTGAAGTCAGTGCGTCTGTATCGAGCTCTTCTAAATTCGCTATAATCGGCACACGACCAATAAACTCAGGAATTAACCCGTAGCTTTGTAGGTCGTCCGGACGAACTAATGCCATTAACTCTTCATTCGTATCGACATTTTCTTCGCCGCTACCAAATCCAATTACTTTCGCACCAATACGGCGTTTAATAATCTCTTCAATACCATCAAAAGCTCCACCGAGGATGAACAGAATATCTTTCGTATCGATTTGAATCGATTCTTGGTTTGGATGTTTACGGCCACCTTGTGGTGGTACACTCGCAACTGTTCCTTCTAAAATTTTAAGTAATGCTTGTTGTACCCCTTCACCGGAAACATCGCGTGTTATTGACGTATTTTCACTTTTACGAGCAATCTTATCGATTTCATCGACGTAAATAATTCCTTTTTCAGCACGCTCAATATCATAATCCGCTGCTTGAATTAAACGGAGCAAAATATTTTCAACGTCATCTCCAACGTAACCCGCTTCAGTTAAACTTGTCGCATCTGCAATCGCAAACGGCACTTCTAATGTGCGTGCAAGTGTTTGTGCGAGTAATGTTTTACCTGAACCTGTTGGTCCAATTAAAGCGATGTTACTTTTAGAAATTTCTACATCGTCATCACTTTCATGGTTAATACGTTTATAGTGGTTATACACCGCAACACTAAGTGCACGCTTTGCTTTTTCTTGTCCGATGACATACTCATCAAGCGCTGCCTGAATTTCACCTGGTTTTGGAATCTCAGTTAAAAATTCTTGTGGTGCGTCTTTTAATTCTTCTTCAATTATTTCGTGGCATAATTCAATACACTCATTACAAATGTAAACGCCACTTCCTGCGATCAGTTTTTGAACTTGATCTTGGTTTTTACCACAGAAACTACATGTTAGATCTTGATCATCTTCGTTAAATTTAAACATGTATACACCGACCTTTCGCTCTTACGTATATTACTATACTATACCGACTCTTTCAAATAAATTGTATTGATAAAAAAACTCTATACACATCCATGTATAGAGCTTTTCTTGATTTTATTGTTTTCTGTTATCTACTAAGAACTCAATTGCTTTTTGGTTTTTAATATCATTTTCAATGACAGATAAATCACCGAGTACTTTTTTGATATCGTCTTTTGCCATTTGGAATTGGTCTGCTAACTTTTGTAATTCGTTATCGACATCTTCTTCAGTCGCTTCAATGTTTTCAGCTTGTGCAATTGCTTGTAAAGTTAAACCAGTACGTACACGTTTAAACGCGTCGTCTTTCATTTGCTCGAGTAAGTCTTCTTTCGTTTGACCAGAGATTTGCTCGAACAACTCTAAGTTTAACCCTTGTTGAGCAAGACGTTGTTCGTATTCTTGAAGCATTCTTTGTTGTTCACTTTCAACCATTGCTTCAGGAATTTCCATTTTCGCATTTTCAGCTGCTTGAACAACGAGAGATTCTCTTAATTCATAATCTCTTTCTTGTTCTTTAAAGTTCTTTAAGTCTTCTTCGATTTGTTTTTTAACTTCGTCAGCTGTTTCAACGCCTTCAAAGCCTTCTAATTCTTCTTTAACAAATTCGTCAGTGAGTTCTTTTGCTTCTTTTTCTTTTACTTCGTTTAATTTTACTTTAAACGTTGCGTCTTTACCTTGAAGTTCTTCTGCTTGATACTCTTCTGGGAAAGTAACTTCTACGTCTTTTTCTTCTCCAGCTTTAAGACCGATTAACTGATCTTCAAATCCAGGAATGAATGTACCACTACCGATTTCAAGGTCGTGTCCTTCCATTTCTCCGCCTTCGAATGCTTCTCCATCAACGAAGCCTTTGAAGTCGATGTTTGCAACGTCACCTTCAGCAACTTCGCCTTCTTTAACGACAAGCTCAGCATATTGACCGAGTAACGCTTCGATTTGTTCGTTTACATCGTCTTCAGATACTTCGGCATCGATTTCTTTACCTTCAAGTCCTTTGTATTCACCAAGCTCTACTTCTGGCTCTACAGTCACTTCTAATTCAAGAACTAAATCTTTGCCTTTTTCAATTTCTTTAACATCAACGCTCGGTTGATCGACTGGTTTAATACCTGTTTCATCAATCGCTTTGCTATAAGCGCCTGGTAAAACGATATCTAAAGCGTCTTGATATAATGATTCAACGCCAAAGCGTTTTTCGAACATTTGACGAGGAATTTTACCTTTTCTAAATCCAGGTACTTGAATATCTTTTTTTACTTTGTTGAATGCTTGGTCTAAAGCTTTGTCAAAATCTTCAGCAGGTACTGTAATTGTTAATGTACCTACGTTTCCTTCTTTCTTTTCCCAAGTTTGTGTTTGAGACATAATCATTTCCTCCGTTATTTTACATTTTAATTAACCTATTCATTGTAACATAATCGATTTTTCAATAAAAGTATCGACTACTTATGAATTTCTTTTTCAATTTTTAGTATCCAATCCGCCACAAAACCATTAAACGAATGCATGGGTAATTCGTTATTTAACATTTTTGTATACGATATAAACCCTTTTGCTAGTTCTTTAGGTGTGAACGGCACTTTAAGAGGATACCATAGTAAGCTAATGTTTAAAAATATTTCAATCGCTTGTTGTATGCGTTCCTCGTGGTCAAAGCGAAGCTGACCCTCTTCGACAATCCAACGAATCGTCGGTTCAACTTTTGCAGATTTCTCAAATTGTTTAAATTCACTCGTATGTGCATCAAACGTTTCACCAAATTTTTCTAGATGAATGACACCGTCATACTCTATTTCTTTTAAATAAATGACCATCAGTGATGCTACACTCATATCTCTTTCCGATTGAAGTAATTTATAAACATCATCACCATAT
Above is a genomic segment from Nosocomiicoccus massiliensis containing:
- the clpX gene encoding ATP-dependent Clp protease ATP-binding subunit ClpX, whose translation is MFKFNEDDQDLTCSFCGKNQDQVQKLIAGSGVYICNECIELCHEIIEEELKDAPQEFLTEIPKPGEIQAALDEYVIGQEKAKRALSVAVYNHYKRINHESDDDVEISKSNIALIGPTGSGKTLLAQTLARTLEVPFAIADATSLTEAGYVGDDVENILLRLIQAADYDIERAEKGIIYVDEIDKIARKSENTSITRDVSGEGVQQALLKILEGTVASVPPQGGRKHPNQESIQIDTKDILFILGGAFDGIEEIIKRRIGAKVIGFGSGEENVDTNEELMALVRPDDLQSYGLIPEFIGRVPIIANLEELDTDALTSILTEPKNALVKQYKRMLELDDVELEFDDDALVAVAKLAIERKTGARGLRSIIEERMVDIMFDVPSNDNISKVKITKDTIVNETDPLVYDAEGNEIHLNEQSA
- the tig gene encoding trigger factor, yielding MSQTQTWEKKEGNVGTLTITVPAEDFDKALDQAFNKVKKDIQVPGFRKGKIPRQMFEKRFGVESLYQDALDIVLPGAYSKAIDETGIKPVDQPSVDVKEIEKGKDLVLELEVTVEPEVELGEYKGLEGKEIDAEVSEDDVNEQIEALLGQYAELVVKEGEVAEGDVANIDFKGFVDGEAFEGGEMEGHDLEIGSGTFIPGFEDQLIGLKAGEEKDVEVTFPEEYQAEELQGKDATFKVKLNEVKEKEAKELTDEFVKEELEGFEGVETADEVKKQIEEDLKNFKEQERDYELRESLVVQAAENAKMEIPEAMVESEQQRMLQEYEQRLAQQGLNLELFEQISGQTKEDLLEQMKDDAFKRVRTGLTLQAIAQAENIEATEEDVDNELQKLADQFQMAKDDIKKVLGDLSVIENDIKNQKAIEFLVDNRKQ
- the hemA gene encoding glutamyl-tRNA reductase, whose product is MHVIALSINYRKASVDEREQLNFSDHDIVPALHTLRDQKSILEAVIFSTCNRTELYVVTDQVHTGSYYTRNFLSEYFNIPLETVKNVTELKVNDEAIHHLYRVAAGLDSMVLGETQILGQIRDAFILAQEEHTTGKIFNRLFKEVITIAKRGHSETDISKNAVSMSYAAVELAKKIFTNIQDVKVLVLGAGEMSEETLLNLTSNGVSDVTVVNRNRDNGKQLAERYLGQFRPMDELEDALKDTDIVISSTGAPNFIITEEMIKRVRNLDDERSLILIDIAVPRDIDPNVNNVNNVHHYNVDDLSGIVDDNLKKRKEEAKKIEAMIDTSIQEFLNWVEMQGVRPVIEAMRTKALNIHETTFESITNKLPDLTKREKTIISKHMKSIINQMLRDPITYTKELADERKGAVQLTELEHIFGIESIVEDIHKRQHESLQAIDKLRKEKQNVRK
- the yihA gene encoding ribosome biogenesis GTP-binding protein YihA/YsxC — protein: MELNPNKIEFLISAVAKEQYPETNLPEIAMAGRSNVGKSSFINAICGRKNIARISSKPGKTVTLNFYNADNQFVFVDVPGYGYAKQSKKEREKWASMIENYFIHREMLHACVQIIDLRHPPTNDDVLMYDFLKQLDIPTIVVATKSDKLPKSKLQKHVSIIKKELELEPEDVIIPFSSTEKYNVDKVLDAIEERI